From one Bacteroides fragilis NCTC 9343 genomic stretch:
- the aroA gene encoding 3-phosphoshikimate 1-carboxyvinyltransferase — MRYLLSAPSQIKATIQLPASKSISNRALIIHALSKGDDVPSNLSDCDDTQVMIKALTEGNEVIDILAAGTAMRFLTAYLSSTPGIHTITGTERMQQRPIQILVNALRELGAHIEYVRNEGFPPLRIEGRELTGSEITLKGNVSSQYISALLMIGPVLKNGLQLRLTGEIVSRPYINLTLQLMKDFGASASWTSDQNIQVDPQPYHCLPFTVESDWSAASYWYQIAALSPQADIELTGLFRHSYQGDSRGAEVFARLGVATEYTETGIRLKKNGTCVERLDEDFVDIPDLAQTFVVTCALLNVPFRFTGLQSLKIKETDRIEALKTEMKKLGYILHDKNDSILSWDGERVEQQTCPVIKTYEDHRMAMAFAPAAIHYPTIQIDEPQVVSKSYPGYWDDLRKAGFGIKVGEE, encoded by the coding sequence ATGCGTTATCTACTCTCAGCGCCTTCGCAGATAAAGGCCACTATCCAGCTTCCGGCGTCCAAAAGTATCAGCAATCGTGCCCTTATCATCCATGCTCTGTCAAAAGGAGACGATGTGCCTTCGAACTTGTCCGACTGCGATGATACGCAGGTGATGATAAAAGCTCTGACCGAAGGCAATGAAGTGATTGATATTCTTGCGGCCGGAACGGCCATGCGCTTTCTGACGGCTTATCTGAGCAGTACTCCGGGTATCCATACCATCACCGGAACGGAACGGATGCAGCAACGACCCATACAGATATTAGTAAACGCCTTGCGCGAACTGGGAGCCCATATAGAATATGTTCGGAATGAGGGTTTTCCACCCTTACGGATTGAGGGTAGAGAGCTCACGGGCAGCGAAATCACCCTAAAGGGCAATGTGAGTTCACAATACATATCAGCCCTGTTGATGATCGGTCCGGTACTGAAAAACGGTTTGCAACTCCGGTTGACCGGAGAAATCGTTTCACGACCTTACATCAACCTGACTTTGCAATTGATGAAAGATTTCGGCGCCTCGGCTTCGTGGACATCCGACCAGAATATCCAGGTTGATCCACAACCTTACCACTGCCTTCCGTTTACCGTCGAAAGCGACTGGAGTGCAGCTTCTTACTGGTATCAGATAGCTGCCCTGTCTCCCCAAGCAGATATAGAACTGACCGGACTGTTCCGCCACAGTTATCAGGGCGACAGCCGCGGAGCAGAAGTATTTGCCCGCCTGGGAGTGGCAACCGAATATACGGAAACAGGTATACGACTGAAGAAGAATGGCACATGTGTCGAACGGCTGGATGAAGATTTTGTTGATATTCCCGACCTGGCACAGACCTTTGTTGTGACTTGTGCACTGCTCAATGTGCCTTTCCGCTTCACCGGGCTGCAAAGCCTCAAAATAAAAGAGACAGACCGGATCGAAGCCCTTAAAACAGAGATGAAAAAGCTCGGGTATATATTGCATGACAAAAACGACAGTATCCTTTCTTGGGACGGTGAACGCGTGGAACAACAGACATGTCCCGTTATCAAGACTTACGAGGATCATCGCATGGCTATGGCTTTTGCTCCGGCAGCAATTCATTATCCGACAATACAAATAGACGAACCTCAAGTAGTCTCCAAATCATACCCCGGATATTGGGACGATTTGCGCAAAGCCGGTTTCGGCATCAAGGTCGGAGAGGAATAA
- a CDS encoding helix-turn-helix domain-containing protein yields the protein MPNRDSEKLITDGYTTTLLGDELMVCENMKHIRVTSVPSYTEVGMIILCLRGTAKICIFDNIHILAKNELAVILPGQLVSITELSPDFLCNIVVLSRALFDDTLSGFSRFSPLFFVYMRSHYWYELTGEEIERFKLFYGSLSQRAKDPTHFFRRESVLLLLRIFYLDIYNEYYSKSHLMKGGSDMGKSKLAHDFFCLIMQHYREHKDVAFYADKLCITSKYLSMVIKEASGKTAKDWIVEYAILEIKAMLKNSTMNIQEISIKTNFANQSSLGRFFRKHTGMTLTEYRMHR from the coding sequence ATGCCAAACAGGGATAGTGAGAAATTGATAACGGATGGTTATACTACGACTTTATTGGGGGATGAACTTATGGTTTGTGAGAACATGAAGCACATTCGTGTGACGTCTGTTCCGTCCTACACCGAAGTTGGGATGATCATTTTGTGTTTGAGAGGTACTGCCAAGATCTGTATCTTTGATAATATTCATATTCTTGCTAAGAATGAACTGGCGGTTATTCTGCCGGGGCAGTTGGTTTCGATAACCGAACTAAGTCCTGATTTTCTTTGTAATATAGTTGTGCTGTCGCGTGCGCTTTTTGATGATACGTTGAGTGGGTTCAGTCGTTTTTCTCCTCTTTTCTTTGTTTACATGAGAAGCCATTATTGGTATGAATTGACAGGAGAAGAGATTGAGCGGTTCAAACTTTTTTATGGATCACTCTCACAGCGGGCAAAAGACCCTACCCATTTTTTCAGGAGGGAGTCTGTATTGTTGTTACTGAGAATCTTTTATCTGGATATCTATAACGAATATTACAGCAAGTCTCATTTGATGAAAGGGGGATCGGATATGGGTAAGAGTAAGCTGGCGCATGATTTTTTCTGTTTAATTATGCAGCATTACCGGGAACACAAGGATGTCGCTTTCTATGCCGATAAGTTATGCATCACTTCCAAGTATCTGTCAATGGTGATAAAAGAGGCGAGCGGAAAGACAGCAAAAGATTGGATTGTAGAGTATGCCATATTGGAGATCAAAGCCATGTTGAAGAACTCTACCATGAATATACAGGAGATATCTATTAAAACGAACTTTGCGAACCAGTCGTCGCTGGGGCGTTTTTTTAGAAAGCACACAGGAATGACGCTTACAGAATATCGTATGCATCGATAA
- a CDS encoding sensor histidine kinase: protein MKQEKQTELLRTQQMLNEVNRKLLMTLGVAEVFPWKWELAEHMVWFDARPSDDPAGWEIFHNDSFPVSIARVYQGIYKEDRLRVIEACRGILKGKMKKVVVELRFWAKKREGFVLEWLEMHAIPGKVDENGRLLTVEGSLMSITRRKVMEEELTAAKEKAEEANRLKSALIANMNHEIRTPLNAIVGFASLLSIIDDEKEQQEYIGLIQSNTEHLLRLMNDVIDLSNIESGVMDIVGSDVVLDSLMKEMELTYVPKAETNNLVLAWDREQSNAHIYTDRDRLIQILEHLLDNAIKFTTKGTVHWGYQEKENGQIRFYVTDTGCGIPNDKKEVIFERFVKLDSFTQGLGLGLSLCKIIIERMHGTIGVESEVGEGSTFWFTIPNLSDNHI, encoded by the coding sequence ATGAAACAAGAAAAACAAACCGAACTGTTGCGGACTCAGCAGATGCTGAATGAAGTGAACCGCAAGTTGTTAATGACGCTTGGGGTCGCGGAAGTTTTTCCATGGAAGTGGGAATTGGCAGAGCATATGGTATGGTTTGATGCCCGTCCGTCGGACGATCCTGCAGGATGGGAGATTTTTCATAATGATTCGTTTCCGGTTTCTATAGCGCGTGTTTATCAAGGCATCTATAAGGAAGACCGCCTTCGGGTGATTGAAGCTTGTCGGGGGATACTGAAAGGCAAAATGAAGAAAGTGGTGGTCGAACTTCGTTTCTGGGCTAAAAAGAGAGAGGGATTCGTATTGGAGTGGTTGGAAATGCATGCCATTCCCGGGAAAGTTGATGAAAATGGCAGACTGTTGACTGTAGAGGGATCGCTGATGTCCATTACCAGGCGAAAGGTTATGGAAGAAGAACTGACCGCAGCTAAAGAGAAAGCAGAAGAAGCCAATCGGTTGAAATCGGCATTGATTGCTAATATGAACCATGAGATACGTACACCGTTGAATGCGATTGTAGGTTTTGCATCTTTGCTCTCTATCATAGATGACGAAAAAGAGCAGCAGGAGTATATCGGATTGATACAGAGTAATACGGAGCATCTTTTGCGATTGATGAACGATGTTATCGATCTCTCCAATATTGAGTCGGGCGTTATGGACATAGTCGGTTCGGATGTAGTCCTCGATTCATTGATGAAAGAGATGGAATTGACGTATGTTCCCAAAGCAGAAACGAACAACCTGGTTTTGGCTTGGGATCGGGAGCAGTCGAATGCTCACATCTATACAGATCGGGACAGGCTGATACAGATATTGGAGCACTTATTGGATAATGCTATTAAATTTACAACAAAGGGGACCGTTCATTGGGGGTATCAAGAGAAAGAGAATGGTCAAATTAGGTTTTATGTGACGGATACCGGATGTGGTATTCCTAACGATAAAAAGGAAGTGATATTTGAACGATTTGTGAAACTTGATAGCTTTACCCAAGGGCTTGGATTGGGATTGTCCCTTTGTAAAATTATTATTGAGCGTATGCACGGAACGATTGGAGTGGAATCGGAAGTTGGAGAAGGATCGACTTTCTGGTTTACTATCCCCAATTTATCCGACAATCATATTTAA
- a CDS encoding family 20 glycosylhydrolase — translation MKFVNRFFMILVALCLVCPGVSAVVNPKPFVIPELKEWKGAEGAFVPTETTKIVCPANQPELLRIARMLADDCETMFGHKPEVVQGKGGAGDVILAIRADKKLGKEGYTVKVTDRILLTAPESIGVYWGTRTLLQIAEQSENHQFPKGTLRDFPDYAMRGFMIDCGRKFIPLSFLQDYVKIMAYYKMNTLQIHLNDNGFKQFFGHDWSKTYAAFRLESDTYPGLAAEDGYYTKREFIDLQKLAENLYVEIIPEIDAPAHTLAFTHYKPEIGSKEYGMDHLDLFNPETYKFMDGLFKEYLEGDEPVFRGKKVHIGTDEYSNKKKDVVEKFRAFTDHYIRYVESFGKQACVWGALTHAKGDTPVKSENVIMSAWYNGYANPKDMIEQGYKLISIPDGLVYIVPAAGYYYDYLNTKYLYENWTPVQIGKAVFPEKDPSILGGMFAVWNDHVGNGISTKDIHHRVYPALQTLAVKMWTGKDVSVPYADFDKQRNAISEAPGVNQLGRIGTTPGLVYEQASVAPNSETPHREIGYDYLVTFDIDGANEAKGTELFRSPDAVFYLSDPIRGMLGFARDGYLNTFSHRIHKGEKATIGISGDNKSTRLLINGQVVEEMNTQKLYYNAGKDSMNYVRTLVFPLEKAGKFDSKITNLKVYKK, via the coding sequence ATGAAATTTGTTAACCGATTCTTTATGATTCTTGTGGCACTATGTCTGGTTTGTCCCGGCGTTAGTGCAGTTGTTAATCCCAAACCTTTTGTGATTCCCGAACTGAAAGAGTGGAAAGGTGCCGAAGGGGCATTTGTACCGACTGAAACAACAAAAATAGTCTGTCCTGCCAATCAGCCGGAACTATTGCGCATTGCCCGTATGCTGGCCGATGATTGTGAAACGATGTTCGGTCACAAACCGGAGGTAGTACAAGGTAAAGGCGGAGCCGGTGATGTTATTCTTGCCATTCGTGCAGATAAGAAGTTGGGCAAAGAAGGCTATACGGTGAAAGTTACCGATCGTATCTTGCTGACTGCTCCCGAAAGCATAGGGGTATATTGGGGAACCCGTACGCTGCTTCAGATTGCGGAACAGAGCGAAAATCATCAGTTCCCGAAAGGTACTTTGCGTGACTTTCCGGACTACGCTATGCGTGGCTTTATGATAGATTGCGGTCGAAAGTTTATTCCTCTTTCTTTCCTTCAGGATTATGTGAAGATTATGGCTTATTACAAGATGAATACTTTGCAGATTCACTTGAATGATAATGGCTTTAAACAGTTCTTCGGGCACGATTGGTCGAAAACTTATGCAGCCTTCCGTTTGGAGTCGGATACTTATCCGGGCTTGGCTGCCGAAGACGGCTATTACACCAAGCGTGAATTTATCGATTTACAAAAGTTGGCTGAGAACCTTTACGTAGAAATCATTCCCGAGATTGATGCTCCGGCGCATACTCTTGCCTTTACACATTATAAACCGGAGATCGGCAGTAAAGAGTACGGCATGGACCATCTCGATCTGTTTAATCCTGAAACGTATAAGTTTATGGATGGACTATTTAAGGAGTATCTGGAAGGGGACGAACCTGTATTCCGTGGAAAGAAAGTGCATATCGGTACTGACGAATACTCAAATAAGAAAAAAGATGTAGTAGAGAAGTTCCGTGCTTTCACCGACCATTATATCCGCTATGTAGAGAGCTTTGGCAAACAGGCTTGTGTATGGGGAGCACTGACGCATGCCAAAGGTGATACACCGGTGAAATCGGAGAATGTGATCATGAGTGCTTGGTACAATGGCTATGCCAACCCGAAAGACATGATAGAGCAAGGCTATAAATTGATTAGTATTCCTGACGGGCTGGTATACATTGTTCCGGCTGCCGGATACTATTATGATTATCTGAACACGAAGTATTTGTACGAAAATTGGACTCCTGTACAGATTGGAAAGGCTGTTTTCCCGGAGAAAGATCCGTCTATCCTCGGTGGTATGTTTGCCGTATGGAACGATCATGTAGGCAATGGCATCTCGACAAAAGATATTCATCACCGCGTTTATCCGGCTTTGCAGACTTTGGCTGTGAAGATGTGGACCGGAAAAGATGTATCTGTTCCGTATGCTGACTTTGATAAACAACGCAATGCCATCAGTGAGGCTCCGGGTGTTAATCAACTCGGCCGTATCGGTACTACACCGGGATTGGTGTATGAACAGGCTTCCGTTGCTCCCAATAGCGAGACTCCTCACCGTGAAATCGGTTACGATTATCTGGTAACATTTGATATTGACGGAGCCAATGAAGCAAAGGGTACGGAACTGTTCCGTTCTCCGGATGCCGTATTTTATCTTTCCGATCCGATCCGTGGCATGTTGGGTTTTGCCCGTGACGGTTATTTGAATACATTTAGTCACCGTATCCACAAAGGTGAGAAAGCAACCATCGGTATTAGTGGTGACAATAAGTCGACCCGTCTACTTATCAATGGACAGGTAGTAGAGGAAATGAATACTCAAAAACTTTACTATAATGCCGGGAAAGATTCTATGAATTATGTTCGCACTTTAGTCTTCCCGCTAGAGAAAGCCGGAAAGTTTGATAGTAAGATTACAAATCTGAAGGTTTATAAGAAATAA
- a CDS encoding acyltransferase gives MKRIVFLDYVRVFACFLVMIVHSSENFYGAAGSTDMAGPQSYLASEADRLWVAVYDGFSRMAVPLFMIVSAFLLAPMKEEQTTWQFYRQRFLRIIPPFFIFMILYSTLPMLWGQINGETSLTDLSRIFLNFPTLAGHLWFMYPLISLYLFIPIISPWLRKASAKEERFFIGLFLLSTCIPYLNRWCGEVWGQCFWNEYHMLWYFSGYLGYLVLAHYIHTHLTWSRSKRFIIGTILMVIGAVLTIYSFYSQAIPGETLSTPVIEIGWAFCTINCVLLTAGTFLMFTCINSSKAPRIITEMSKLSYGMYLMHIFWLGLWATVFKYTLALPTVAAIPCIAISTFICCFITSKLISFIPGSKWIIG, from the coding sequence ATGAAACGCATTGTTTTTTTAGATTATGTACGCGTATTTGCGTGCTTTCTCGTTATGATTGTACACTCCAGTGAAAACTTTTACGGTGCCGCCGGATCCACGGACATGGCCGGACCGCAATCTTATTTGGCCAGTGAAGCAGACCGCTTATGGGTAGCTGTATACGATGGCTTTTCACGCATGGCAGTACCATTATTCATGATTGTCTCCGCCTTTCTCCTTGCTCCGATGAAAGAAGAACAAACTACATGGCAATTTTATCGCCAGCGATTCCTTCGTATCATACCACCATTTTTTATATTCATGATACTATACAGCACCTTACCAATGTTGTGGGGACAGATAAACGGAGAGACATCATTAACGGATCTATCACGAATTTTCTTGAACTTCCCGACACTTGCAGGACATCTATGGTTTATGTATCCTCTAATCAGTCTTTATCTATTCATACCTATAATATCTCCATGGCTGAGAAAAGCTTCGGCAAAAGAAGAACGCTTCTTCATAGGGTTGTTTCTGTTATCAACATGCATCCCATATCTCAACCGTTGGTGTGGTGAAGTATGGGGACAATGTTTCTGGAACGAATATCACATGCTATGGTACTTCTCAGGCTATCTAGGTTACCTCGTGCTGGCACATTATATACATACTCACCTTACGTGGAGTCGTTCAAAACGTTTCATCATAGGAACCATTTTAATGGTTATCGGAGCCGTATTAACCATCTATTCATTCTATAGCCAGGCTATACCCGGTGAGACTCTTTCCACTCCCGTAATAGAAATAGGATGGGCCTTCTGTACAATCAACTGTGTACTGCTCACAGCGGGTACATTCCTCATGTTTACGTGTATCAATAGCTCAAAAGCTCCACGAATCATAACAGAAATGTCAAAGCTCAGCTACGGTATGTATCTAATGCATATCTTCTGGCTAGGATTATGGGCAACAGTATTTAAGTATACCCTGGCACTGCCTACTGTTGCCGCTATACCATGCATTGCAATCAGTACATTTATCTGTTGCTTCATAACTTCAAAACTCATTTCATTCATACCGGGCAGCAAATGGATCATAGGATGA
- a CDS encoding A1S_2505 family phage non-structural protein, whose protein sequence is MKQRVTSNHIERLQPNEIFVFGSNLSGHHGGGAALLAMNKWGAIWGQGVGLQGQTYGIPTMQGGVETIRPYVDEFIQFANKHPEMTFLVTEIGCGIAGFTPQEIAPLFAKATTTENIHLPQRFWDLLERIP, encoded by the coding sequence ATGAAACAAAGAGTTACCTCCAATCACATCGAACGATTGCAACCCAATGAAATATTCGTTTTCGGCAGCAATCTGTCCGGGCATCATGGCGGTGGCGCCGCCCTTTTGGCAATGAACAAATGGGGTGCCATCTGGGGACAAGGTGTAGGTTTGCAAGGACAAACTTACGGAATACCGACCATGCAGGGTGGAGTAGAAACAATCCGCCCTTATGTAGACGAATTTATTCAATTTGCAAATAAACATCCGGAAATGACTTTTCTGGTTACGGAAATAGGATGTGGCATAGCCGGATTTACTCCTCAAGAAATAGCTCCACTATTTGCTAAAGCCACAACTACAGAGAATATCCACCTCCCACAACGGTTCTGGGATTTATTAGAAAGAATCCCATAA
- the aroB gene encoding 3-dehydroquinate synthase encodes MSKQEVILCEDLESSLKRAIDNCPHDRLFILTDDHTHRLCLSQLAGLSILKDAVEITIGAEDVHKTLETLASVWQVLSEKGATRHSLLINLGGGMVTDLGGFAAATFKRGIAYINIPTTLLAMVDASVGGKTGINFNGLKNEIGAFAPAASVLIETEFLRTLDAHNFFSGYAEMLKHGLISNTSHWAELLAFDTEKMDYGYLKKLVGHSVQVKEDIVEQDPFEHGIRKALNLGHTVGHAFESLALAENRPVLHGYAVAWGIVCELYLSHLKAGFPKEKMRQTIQFIKDNYGAFHFDCKQYDRLYEFMQHDKKNSAGVINFTLLKEIGDISINRTADKDTIFEMFDFYRECMGM; translated from the coding sequence ATGAGTAAACAAGAAGTCATCCTTTGTGAAGATCTGGAAAGTAGTCTTAAACGTGCCATCGACAACTGCCCACACGACCGCCTGTTCATTCTCACTGACGATCATACTCACCGTCTCTGCCTTTCTCAACTGGCAGGCTTATCAATCCTGAAAGATGCTGTCGAAATCACCATCGGAGCCGAAGACGTACATAAAACACTCGAAACCCTGGCCTCTGTCTGGCAGGTATTAAGTGAAAAAGGCGCTACCCGTCACTCGCTCCTCATCAATCTCGGGGGCGGAATGGTCACTGATTTAGGTGGATTTGCAGCCGCAACCTTCAAACGCGGCATTGCCTATATCAATATTCCCACCACCCTGCTGGCAATGGTAGATGCTTCTGTTGGCGGGAAAACCGGCATTAATTTCAACGGATTGAAAAACGAGATAGGTGCCTTTGCACCGGCAGCCAGTGTATTAATCGAAACAGAGTTTCTCCGTACACTCGATGCACATAATTTCTTTTCGGGATACGCCGAGATGCTAAAACACGGACTGATCAGCAACACCTCTCACTGGGCTGAACTGCTTGCATTCGATACGGAGAAGATGGATTACGGATATCTGAAAAAATTGGTAGGCCACTCCGTACAAGTGAAAGAAGATATAGTGGAACAAGATCCATTCGAACACGGCATCCGCAAAGCATTAAACCTGGGACATACCGTAGGACACGCTTTCGAAAGTCTGGCGCTTGCTGAGAATCGTCCGGTTCTTCACGGATATGCCGTAGCTTGGGGCATTGTTTGTGAACTCTATCTGTCACATCTCAAAGCCGGCTTCCCAAAGGAGAAAATGCGTCAGACCATCCAATTTATAAAAGATAATTATGGAGCTTTCCACTTCGACTGTAAGCAATACGACCGTTTATACGAATTCATGCAACATGATAAGAAAAACAGTGCAGGTGTCATAAATTTCACACTCCTAAAGGAAATCGGCGATATCAGTATCAACCGGACAGCAGATAAAGATACCATTTTCGAAATGTTCGACTTCTATCGGGAATGTATGGGAATGTAG
- a CDS encoding TonB-dependent receptor, with translation MKKLLIWTVLLLTATLSTYAQNKIVTVSGRVIEAGTKEPVELAAVQLLSLPDSAQVAGMTTSTQGYFSLSKQKPGKYLLKVSFIGYVTKIIPVQLTANVPAKKMGNIELATDAVMLQEAVVVAEAPQVTVVEDTLMYNSSAYRTPEGAMLEELVKKLPGAEIDDDGNVKINGKDLKKIMVDGKEFFGGDVKTGLKNLPVDMVDKLKTYDKKSDLARVTGIDDGEEETVLDLTVKKGMNQGWFGNADLGAGTKDRYTGRMMLNRFVDKTQFSIIGSANNVNDQGFSGGGGGPRWRSNNGLNATKMLGANFATQTNKLELGGSVRYNFQDADISSINSSERFLQNGNSYSNSNNKNRNKGTNLNADFRMEWKPDTLTNIIFRPNFSYGRTNNASRSESGTFNEDPFNLIVNPNDYLNFDNLSDDPLKDIRVNATNSASLSKGKSLSGNATLQVNRKLNNRGRNLTFRGVFGYGDNDNDQYTQSETRYYQLLNHLGGDSILYRNQYITTPTRNYNYTAQVTYSEPIAKATFLQFSYQFQYKYSKSDKTTFDLLDYPDWAIGGALPSGYESHAVDSLSKNAEYRYYNHDASVGLRFIRPKYQLNVGMSFQPQNSTLSYKKGDYMIDTTRTVFNFAPNMDLRFRFSKVSQLRFTYRGRSNQPTMENLLPITDNSNPLNIRMGNPGLKPSFAHTMRLFYNTYNAEKQRGIMTHFSFTATQNSISNSTRYNEETGGLITRPENINGNWNAFGMFGFNTALKNKKYTINTFTNVNYQNNVAFLYNQDTKNNDRNTSTGLTLGERVTGSYRNDWFEFSLNGSINYTAERNKLRPENNQEPYTYSYGASTNITMPWKMTLATNIANQSRRGYRDSSMNRDELIWNAQLAQSLLKGAATVSFEVYDILRQQSNISRSLSADMRSVSEYNGINSYCMVHFIYRLNIFGSKAAREKMMNSGRRGFGGPGRGPGGGFGGGHPRF, from the coding sequence ATGAAGAAACTATTGATCTGGACGGTGTTGCTGCTGACAGCTACCCTATCCACTTATGCGCAAAACAAAATTGTAACCGTATCGGGCCGTGTAATAGAGGCCGGTACGAAGGAACCGGTCGAACTCGCTGCTGTGCAGTTATTATCTCTCCCTGACAGTGCTCAGGTAGCGGGTATGACCACTTCGACACAAGGCTACTTTTCTTTATCCAAGCAGAAACCGGGAAAATATCTGCTTAAAGTATCTTTCATCGGGTATGTCACCAAAATTATTCCTGTGCAGCTAACAGCTAATGTTCCTGCAAAAAAGATGGGGAATATTGAACTGGCAACTGATGCTGTCATGCTGCAAGAAGCGGTTGTGGTAGCAGAAGCTCCGCAAGTGACGGTTGTAGAAGATACGTTAATGTACAATTCCAGTGCTTACCGTACACCTGAGGGGGCTATGTTGGAAGAATTGGTCAAGAAACTTCCGGGTGCTGAAATTGATGATGACGGTAATGTGAAAATCAATGGTAAGGATCTGAAGAAAATTATGGTTGATGGTAAGGAGTTTTTCGGTGGAGACGTGAAAACCGGTTTGAAGAATCTTCCGGTAGACATGGTCGATAAACTGAAAACTTATGATAAAAAGTCGGATCTGGCACGTGTGACGGGGATTGATGACGGTGAAGAAGAAACGGTACTCGACTTGACAGTGAAAAAAGGGATGAATCAGGGATGGTTTGGTAATGCAGATTTGGGAGCCGGTACTAAAGATCGCTATACCGGACGAATGATGCTGAACCGCTTTGTCGATAAAACCCAGTTCTCTATTATAGGCTCGGCGAATAATGTAAATGATCAGGGATTCTCCGGAGGGGGTGGCGGTCCGCGCTGGCGTAGTAACAATGGCTTGAATGCTACTAAAATGTTGGGTGCCAACTTTGCGACCCAGACCAACAAGCTAGAACTGGGAGGTAGTGTACGATATAACTTCCAGGATGCTGATATCTCAAGTATCAATTCTTCCGAACGTTTCCTTCAGAATGGCAATTCATATTCTAATTCGAATAATAAGAACCGGAATAAAGGAACAAACCTGAATGCTGACTTCCGTATGGAATGGAAACCGGATACTTTGACAAATATTATCTTTCGCCCTAATTTCTCCTATGGGAGGACAAATAATGCTTCTCGCTCTGAATCGGGCACTTTCAATGAAGATCCTTTCAATCTGATCGTAAATCCAAATGATTATCTGAATTTTGATAATTTGTCTGACGATCCGTTGAAAGACATTCGTGTGAATGCCACCAATAGTGCTTCGTTGTCTAAAGGCAAAAGTCTTTCGGGAAACGCCACTTTACAGGTTAACCGAAAATTGAATAATAGAGGACGTAACCTGACTTTCCGTGGAGTCTTTGGATATGGTGATAATGATAACGATCAGTATACACAGTCTGAAACACGTTATTACCAATTGCTGAATCATTTGGGAGGTGACTCTATCCTATATCGTAATCAATATATTACAACTCCTACACGCAACTATAACTATACGGCCCAAGTGACTTATAGCGAACCCATTGCCAAGGCCACTTTCTTGCAGTTCAGTTATCAGTTTCAGTATAAATATAGCAAGAGTGACAAGACCACGTTCGATTTGCTCGATTATCCGGACTGGGCTATCGGCGGAGCTCTCCCTTCCGGGTATGAGTCTCATGCAGTGGACAGCTTGAGCAAGAATGCTGAATATCGTTATTATAACCATGACGCTTCAGTGGGGTTGCGTTTCATTCGTCCGAAGTATCAGTTGAATGTGGGCATGTCTTTCCAACCACAGAATTCTACCTTGTCTTATAAAAAAGGAGACTATATGATTGATACAACACGTACTGTATTCAACTTCGCACCGAATATGGACTTGCGTTTTCGTTTCTCAAAAGTTAGTCAGTTGCGTTTCACCTATCGGGGACGTAGCAATCAGCCTACTATGGAGAACTTATTGCCTATAACCGATAACTCCAATCCGTTGAATATACGTATGGGTAATCCCGGATTGAAGCCTTCTTTTGCACATACGATGCGTTTGTTCTATAATACATATAATGCAGAGAAACAGCGTGGAATCATGACTCACTTTAGCTTTACAGCTACACAGAACAGCATCAGTAACAGTACTCGCTATAATGAAGAAACCGGTGGATTGATTACACGACCGGAGAATATCAATGGTAATTGGAATGCGTTTGGTATGTTCGGTTTCAATACAGCTTTAAAGAATAAGAAGTATACGATTAATACTTTCACTAATGTGAACTACCAGAATAATGTGGCGTTCCTTTATAATCAGGATACGAAAAACAATGATAGAAATACAAGTACAGGCCTGACATTAGGTGAGAGAGTAACAGGTTCCTATCGCAATGATTGGTTTGAATTTTCTTTGAACGGTTCGATCAATTACACAGCCGAACGCAATAAACTTCGTCCGGAGAACAATCAGGAACCTTATACATATTCTTATGGAGCAAGTACCAATATTACGATGCCTTGGAAAATGACTTTGGCTACAAACATCGCCAATCAAAGTCGTCGCGGCTATCGTGACTCAAGCATGAACCGTGACGAACTTATCTGGAATGCACAACTTGCCCAGTCATTGCTGAAAGGTGCTGCTACTGTTAGTTTTGAGGTTTATGATATTTTGAGACAACAGAGTAACATCAGCCGTTCATTGTCAGCCGATATGCGTTCGGTATCCGAATATAACGGTATTAATAGTTACTGTATGGTACACTTTATCTACCGTCTGAATATCTTCGGCAGTAAAGCTGCTCGAGAAAAGATGATGAATAGTGGTAGAAGAGGTTTTGGTGGACCCGGTAGAGGTCCCGGCGGTGGCTTTGGTGGCGGACATCCCCGCTTTTAA